GGCCCGGTAGCCGGACTCGCACGTAACTCCACGAGGTATTTCACAGCCCCACACAGGGGAAACGGACAGGCTGTTCCGGCAAGGAAAGCGCCTGCCCTGCAGAGCTTCTTTGTATACCGCGGCAAAAAGCTTGTCAAACCGGTGGGTTATGGAAGTGGGTAGCCGGGAATGCTGGAGGGGCAGAGTTTTTGCCACAGATGGCCACGGATGAACACGGATGGAGATAACAAATAGGACTTCAGGCCGAGAATCCGAAAGATCTGACTCCGGCCCCCTTGTTCATCTTTCCTTCATCTGTGTTCATCCGTGGCCATCTGTGGTTTCAAACTCCGACTGGTTGCCAACTGATTACCCCGTCACTAAAACCAGAAGGGCCTACCGGGCATGGAGCGCTTTTGATGAGTGAAGCAATCGGGACCGAGCTGACGGAGATTCGCGAGGGCCATGAGTTCGACAAGGCCGCGCTGGAGTCCTACCTCAAGGCCAACGTCGAGGGCTTTTCCGGGCCGCTGGAAATCCGCCAGTTCGAGGGCGGGCAGTCCAATCCGACCTTCTTTCTGAAGGGTGGCGACGTGGAATACGTCATGCGCAAGAAACCCCCGGGCAAGCTCCTGCCTTCGGCCCATGCGGTCGACCGCGAGTACCGCGTGCTCAAGGCCCTTCAGGGCAGCGAGGTCCCGGTCCCGAAGGTCTACTGCCTGTGCGAGGACGAGTCGGTCATCGGCCAGGCCTTCTACGTCATGGAGTTCCGCAAGGGCCGCATCTTCCGCGACTCGAAGATGCCCGAGGTGAAAGACCCCAAAGAGCGCGAGGCCATCTGGTACAGCATGGGCGATACCATGGCCGCGCTGCACAAGGTGGACTACGACGCCGTGGGGCTCGAGGGCTACGGCAAGGTCGGCCACTACATGGAACGCCAGCTCAGCCGGTGGACCAAGCAGTACGAGGCGAGCAAGACCGACGAGGTCGAACCCATGAACCTGCTGCTCGACTGGCTTCCCAAAAACATTCCCGCAAATGACGAGACGGCCATCGCCCACGGCGACTTCCGTCTGGAGAACATGATCGTCCACCCCACCGAGCCCCGCGTGATCGCCGTGCTCGACTGGGAGCTCTCGACCCTCGGCCACCCGCTCGCCGACCTGGCCTACAACTGCATGCTCTATCACCTTCCCGCCATGCCCGGCGCCGGCGCCTCCAACGGATTCCTTGGAACGAACCTCAAGGAGCTCGGCATTCCGAGCGAAGAGGACTACCTGGCGCGCTACTGCGAGAAGACCGGGCGCGACTGCCTTCCCGAGTTCGATTTCTTCGTCGCCTTCTCGATGTTCCGCCTGGCGGCCATCGTGCAGGGCGTCTACAAGCGCGGCCTCGACGGCAACGCCAGTTCCCAGAAGGCGCTCAGCTACGGCCCCGTCGTGAAGTTCCTCTCCGACGCCGCCGTGCAGCAGGTGAAGCACCGCATGTAGGGCGCGCAGCTTGCCGATTCAGGGCGGGGTTCTCCCCCGCCCTTTTTGTATTTAGTGAAGCGCGGATTTCAGGCCGATGATCGCCGCGCCGACAAGCGCGGCCAGCACGCCCGCGCCGATCCCCCGCCAGATAGAGCCCTTGTAGCGACGCATGGACTCGAAGCCCATGACGAACAAGATGAGCAGCGTCACCGCCTCGGCCAGCCGGAAGGCCGCCCGCAGGGGAACGAGCTCCGCGGCCGCAAGAGCGAAAATTGAGCACATCGGAATCAGGCTGAGCAGGACGGCCAGTGTCTCGATGACGATCTGCTTGCGATCGGTGGGCGGCATGCTCTGGCGCTGCACCGACTTGCCCAGCAGGTCGGCGTAGAGCTTGGCCAACCACACGGCCATGACCGTCACCGAAATGGAGACAATTGCCTCCCAGGGCGTGCTGCCGCGCTCTTCGAGCGCCGCCAGCAGCGATGCCGCGATGATCTGGCCATAAATGGCCTTGGAGGGATGGGCACGGCGAATGAATTCTTCGACCCGCGCCACGGAGATGATCGAGCCGCGATACTCGCCCATGCTCCCAAGCATAGCCCCCTGCCCGCGCCGCGCAAAAGCGAGGCCGCCCCATTGGCGCCGCGCCCGGCGGCGATTACTCGTAGAGGCAGAGCCGAAAGGAAGTGCCATGGCCGAGCCCCTGAGCAGCGAGCAACTCGACGACCCGGTCGTCCTCCACATGAATCCCACCGAGGTTACCGTGCGCCCCGAGCAGAGCGTCGCCCAGGCACTCGAGAGCGTGCGCAAGGCGCGGCCCTCCAAGCGCATCGTCTACATCTACGTGGTCGATGACGAGGGAGTCCTGCGCGGCGTGGTGCCCACGCGCGCGTTGCTGGTCAATGACCTGGATCGAAGCATCGCCGAGATCATGGACACCCGAATTGTGAGCGTCTCCGACCGGGCCACCGTGATGATCGCCTGCGAGCAATTTCTCTTTCACCGCTATCTGGCTTTCCCCGTCGTGGGCGAGCGCGGCGAGCTGCGCGGCGTGATCGACGTGAGCCTGTTTACCGACGAGGTTTTCTCCATTGCAGAAAAACAGTCGGGCAACGACGCTTTCTCCCTGATCGGCGTGCATCTGGCGCGCGCACGTTCGGGCAATGCGTGGGAGAGTTTTGGGGACCGCTTCCCCTGGCTGCTCTGCAACATCGGCGGCGGTATCACCGCGGCGCTTCTGGCGTCGGCCTACGAATCGCTTCTTGCTGCCGTGGTGGTTCTCTCCCTGTTCATCCCCGTAGTGCTGGCCCTTGCCGAGAGCGTGAGCATCCAGAGCATGAGTCTGACCATCCAGGGCTTTCATGAGGGCGAGGTGCAGTGGAAGCGCGTCGCGCGCGACCTGCTGCGGGAGCTGCGCACGGGCACATTGCTCGGCGTGGGAAGCGGGGCGCTGGTGGGCGTGGTGGTCTGGCTCTGGCGCGGAGCGCCGGGGGTTGGCTTCACCGTGGC
The Chrysiogenia bacterium genome window above contains:
- a CDS encoding phosphotransferase — its product is MSEAIGTELTEIREGHEFDKAALESYLKANVEGFSGPLEIRQFEGGQSNPTFFLKGGDVEYVMRKKPPGKLLPSAHAVDREYRVLKALQGSEVPVPKVYCLCEDESVIGQAFYVMEFRKGRIFRDSKMPEVKDPKEREAIWYSMGDTMAALHKVDYDAVGLEGYGKVGHYMERQLSRWTKQYEASKTDEVEPMNLLLDWLPKNIPANDETAIAHGDFRLENMIVHPTEPRVIAVLDWELSTLGHPLADLAYNCMLYHLPAMPGAGASNGFLGTNLKELGIPSEEDYLARYCEKTGRDCLPEFDFFVAFSMFRLAAIVQGVYKRGLDGNASSQKALSYGPVVKFLSDAAVQQVKHRM
- a CDS encoding magnesium transporter; the protein is MAEPLSSEQLDDPVVLHMNPTEVTVRPEQSVAQALESVRKARPSKRIVYIYVVDDEGVLRGVVPTRALLVNDLDRSIAEIMDTRIVSVSDRATVMIACEQFLFHRYLAFPVVGERGELRGVIDVSLFTDEVFSIAEKQSGNDAFSLIGVHLARARSGNAWESFGDRFPWLLCNIGGGITAALLASAYESLLAAVVVLSLFIPVVLALAESVSIQSMSLTIQGFHEGEVQWKRVARDLLRELRTGTLLGVGSGALVGVVVWLWRGAPGVGFTVALSMTLSIITAALLGVIFPTIIHALRRDPKIAAGPIVLAVTDLATLMFYFNLAGALLRSA